The DNA window GCTCCACGAGCGCCCTTCCCGGGCGTCCCGCCCCCGAGCCCGGAGCAGCAGAACGGTGACATCCCCCAGCCCGCGTCGGTCGACGCCGATGGTCGAGATCCCCCGACCCCGGCTGAGCGTCCTGCACGTCCTGAACCGGGTGCGGATGCGGCTGCTGGACATCCAGGTCTGGGACGTGGCCGGGACGATGACCTTCTACCTGTTGCTCTCGTTGTTCCCGGGCGCCGTCGCCGCCGTCTCCGTGATGTCGCTGATCGGCGTGGAGGCGACCACCCTCCAGGCGCTGTCCGGGATGATCACCGAGATCTTCCCGACCCTGGACCCCCGGCCCTACATCACGGCGATCGAGGCGGTCTCGACCACCCAGGGCGGCCTGCTCGGACTGCTGCTGGGCACCGCAGGCTCGCTGCTGTCCGCCTCGAACGGGGTCGCGGCCTTCCACCGTGCCCTGCACCGGGTGTTCGACACCCGCGAGGGCAGGCCGTTCCTCCTGTTCCGCACCATCGTGTTCGGGGAGACGGTGCTGATCGTCTCGGTGGCCCTGCTGTCGATCGGCATGATCATCATGGGCGGCGAGGCCTCGCAGCGGATCGGCGAGTTCATCGGCATCCCCCGGTTCGCCTTCGCGACCTGGAACCTCGTGAAGTGGCCGATCCTGCTGGTCATCCTGATCATCGGCGTCTCGCTGGCCTACTACTCGTTCCCCAACGTGCGGCTGCCCCGCTACCGGCTGATGACCCTGGGGTCCACGCTGAGCGTGCTGATGCTGTTCGGCCTCTCCCTGGTGGCCGGTCGCCTGATGGTCTATGCGACGCGCTTCGCCGAGATCCTCACCGCGCTGAACGGGCTCATCGCCATCCTCATCCTGCTGTGGCTCGCCAACATCGTGGTGATCACCGGCGCCGCGCTGGATGCGGAGTTCCTGCGAGCGCGACAGATCGCGAGCGGCCTGGACGCCTGGCACCACATCGTGCTGGACCCGCATGCCTCGCACACCCTGGACTTCCTGGCGGCCGACGCCGCCGAGTCCGAGGAGCTCGGCCGGCTGGTCGCCGACGCCGCCCGCACCGGCGCCCCGCTGAGGCGCCCCCGCGGACTCCTGATCGTCGACGCCCTGAACCCCCTCGCGGTCAATCCGCCCGCCCGCCACCGCGTCACGAGCGGACCGATCGGCCCCGACCGGACCCCCACAGACCAGCCACCCACCGACCCGACCCACCCCGAGGACCCCTCCGGTCCGCCGAGCGCAGGAGAGCCCACCGCATGACCGTCCGCCAGATCACCGTCGTCGGCCACCGCGCCCTCTCCCAGCGCACCCGCCGGGTCCGCGAGGTCACCGACGAGCTCCGCACCCTGGTCGCGGACATGTTCGAGACCAACGACGCCGCCAACGGCGCGGGGCTCGCCGCCCCGCAGGTCGGCTCCCGCTGGCGCCTGTTCGTGTACTCCTGCGAGGACGCGAGCGGCACCCTGCGCCGCGGTGTGGTGCTGAACCCGGTCCTGGAGCGCTTCGGCGGGCTCACCCTGGACGAGGAGACCCTCGAGGGCTGCCTGTCCGTGCCCGGGGAGGGCTTCCCCACCGCCCGGCATCGTGGTGCGCGCGTCACCGGCACCGACCTCGACGGGGCGGAGGTCGTGGTCGAGGACGAGGGCGGCGTGCTCGCCCGGGCGCTGCAGCACGAGGTCGACCACCTCGACGGCTCGCTCTACCTCGACCGTCTCTCCCCGGCCCTGCGCCGTGAGGCTCTCGACGCGGTGCGGGATCGCGGCTGGCGCGCCCACGGGATCCTGGCCTGGGATCCGCGCGAGCTCGACGCGGCCGACGTCTGAGCGGTCACACCGCCGGGGCGCGTCCAGCGGCGCCGAGGGCGGGATCGCTATCCTGACGACATGGAACGACCCTGCCTCTCCCGCCGCCATGCCCTCCTGATCCCCGCCACCGCGGCCGGTCTCGGCGGGCTCGCGGCCTGCGCCCCCGAGGACCAGGGCTTCGGCACCGCGGAGCCGCTGCGCGGCCAGGACGACACGATCCCGCTCTCGGAGATCCCCGAGCAGGCGAGCACGCTGGTGAACTTCGGCGGCCAGGAGCCCTTCGTGCTGCTCGTCCGGGGCACCGGCGAGGACGTCGTGGGCTACTCCGGCTATTGCACCCACAACGGCTGCGCCCTGCGCCAGGAGGAGGCCGAGCTCGACTGCCCGTGCCACGGCTCGCGCTTCGACGCCGCGACCGGGGACGTGCTGGCGGGTCCCGCCACCCGGCAGCTGCCCACGGTCGAGGTCGCCGTCGAGGGCGACGTCGTGCGCCGGGTGCGGTGACCGACCGATGAGCACGCACCGCGACGTCGTCTCCTTCGTGCGCCGGGGCGAACGGCTCTCCCAGGGCAGGCAGAACGCCTGGGACCGCCTCTCCCCCACCTATGTCATCGATCCGCCGCGCGGCCATCGCGACACCCTGCCCGCGGACGGCACCCGGCTGGACCTCGAGGAGGTCTTCGGCCGCCGTGCCGAGCTCGTCGTCGAGGTGGGCAGCGGGACCGGCGACAACATCGTCGCCGCGGCCCTGGACCATCCCGAGCGGGATCACCTGGGCGTCGAGGTGTACCTCCCGGGACTCGCCCAGACCCTCAGCAGGGTGGAGCGCTCCGGGAGCCCGAGCAACCTGCGGATGCTGCCGCTGGATGCGCAGCGAGCCCTGCCCGCGCTGCTGCCCGAGGGGTCCATCGACCAGCTGTGGGTGTACTTCGCCGATCCGTGGCCCAAGCAGCGCCACCACAAGCGCCGGCTGATCAATCCGCCGTTCCTGGACGCGGTGCTCCCCCTGCTCGCCGACGGGGCGGTCTTCCGCCTGGCCACCGACTGGGCGCAGTACGCCCATCACATGAGGTCGCAGCTGGATGTGCGGCCCGAGCTCGAGCTGCTGCATCCCGAGGGTCCGCGGCCGGAGGGGACCTCCTCCGACGCGATCCCGCCGAACATCGAGAGCACCGGGTGGGCACCACGATTCGAGGGTCGTGTGAAGACCGGCTTCGAGAACAAGGGTCGCGCCGCCGGACGCCTAATATGGGATCTTGCGTACACCCGTGCGGCTCGGCCGTCGGGACCGGACGGCACCTCGGACGTCGAGGCGCCGACGGCGCAGTGACCGCCCGGGCCCACGCCCCCGGGCGGCACCGTCAGAGAGGCACCTGAATGAGCGATCGAGCCGACGTCGAACTCCCCGGCGACTGGGAGGACGACGACCAGCCCGAGCCCGGTCGGCGTCGAGGACGTCGCGGCGCGCTCATCGCCCTGGGGGTCGTCGTCGCCCTGGTGCTGGGCGTCGGCCTGGTCATCGGGAACTATCTCCACGGGCTCCAGAGCTCGTACGAGAAGCGCACCGTCGTGCAGATCACCCGCGGGGCCT is part of the Brachybacterium ginsengisoli genome and encodes:
- a CDS encoding QcrA and Rieske domain-containing protein — its product is MERPCLSRRHALLIPATAAGLGGLAACAPEDQGFGTAEPLRGQDDTIPLSEIPEQASTLVNFGGQEPFVLLVRGTGEDVVGYSGYCTHNGCALRQEEAELDCPCHGSRFDAATGDVLAGPATRQLPTVEVAVEGDVVRRVR
- a CDS encoding YihY/virulence factor BrkB family protein, whose amino-acid sequence is MTSPSPRRSTPMVEIPRPRLSVLHVLNRVRMRLLDIQVWDVAGTMTFYLLLSLFPGAVAAVSVMSLIGVEATTLQALSGMITEIFPTLDPRPYITAIEAVSTTQGGLLGLLLGTAGSLLSASNGVAAFHRALHRVFDTREGRPFLLFRTIVFGETVLIVSVALLSIGMIIMGGEASQRIGEFIGIPRFAFATWNLVKWPILLVILIIGVSLAYYSFPNVRLPRYRLMTLGSTLSVLMLFGLSLVAGRLMVYATRFAEILTALNGLIAILILLWLANIVVITGAALDAEFLRARQIASGLDAWHHIVLDPHASHTLDFLAADAAESEELGRLVADAARTGAPLRRPRGLLIVDALNPLAVNPPARHRVTSGPIGPDRTPTDQPPTDPTHPEDPSGPPSAGEPTA
- the def gene encoding peptide deformylase, with translation MTVRQITVVGHRALSQRTRRVREVTDELRTLVADMFETNDAANGAGLAAPQVGSRWRLFVYSCEDASGTLRRGVVLNPVLERFGGLTLDEETLEGCLSVPGEGFPTARHRGARVTGTDLDGAEVVVEDEGGVLARALQHEVDHLDGSLYLDRLSPALRREALDAVRDRGWRAHGILAWDPRELDAADV
- the trmB gene encoding tRNA (guanosine(46)-N7)-methyltransferase TrmB, giving the protein MSTHRDVVSFVRRGERLSQGRQNAWDRLSPTYVIDPPRGHRDTLPADGTRLDLEEVFGRRAELVVEVGSGTGDNIVAAALDHPERDHLGVEVYLPGLAQTLSRVERSGSPSNLRMLPLDAQRALPALLPEGSIDQLWVYFADPWPKQRHHKRRLINPPFLDAVLPLLADGAVFRLATDWAQYAHHMRSQLDVRPELELLHPEGPRPEGTSSDAIPPNIESTGWAPRFEGRVKTGFENKGRAAGRLIWDLAYTRAARPSGPDGTSDVEAPTAQ